In Actinomyces sp. zg-332, the following proteins share a genomic window:
- the groL gene encoding chaperonin GroEL (60 kDa chaperone family; promotes refolding of misfolded polypeptides especially under stressful conditions; forms two stacked rings of heptamers to form a barrel-shaped 14mer; ends can be capped by GroES; misfolded proteins enter the barrel where they are refolded when GroES binds): MSKIIAFDEEARRGMERGLNLLADTVKVTLGPKGRNVVLEKDFGSPIITNDGVSIAKEIELEEPYEKIGAELVKEVAKKTDDVAGDGTTTATVLAQAIVREGLRNVVAGANPIALKRGIDKAVAAVTKQLLADAKEIETTEEIAATASISAGDTEIGELIAEAMDRVGAEGVITVEGSNKFGLFLEVTEGMRFPRGYISPYFVTDGERQESVLEDAYILMVDAKLSAVKDLLPLLEQVLKSGKPLLVIADDVEGETLATLLSNQLRGTLHSVAVKGLGFGDRRKANVQDIAVLTGGQVVSESVGLSLESADMSVLGTARKVIVTSTETTIIGGGGSREAIDARIARLRVELPKADSEYDHNKLSERLARLAGGVAVIKSGAATELELKERKHRIEDAIRNAKAAKEEGIVAGGGVALIQASEKAFENLNLVGDEETGANIVKIAIEAPLKQIAANAGLEGSVVVDHVRRLEIGFGLNAATGEYEDLMAAGISDPVKVTRSALENAASIAGLFLTTEAVVAIKPKPPVPPMAPPPRMGGMGGMGGMGGMMGM, translated from the coding sequence ATGTCAAAAATCATTGCTTTTGATGAAGAAGCACGTCGTGGTATGGAACGTGGTCTAAACCTTTTGGCTGACACAGTCAAGGTTACACTAGGTCCAAAAGGACGTAACGTAGTTCTTGAAAAAGATTTCGGTTCTCCAATTATCACAAATGACGGTGTGTCTATCGCTAAAGAAATCGAACTAGAAGAACCATACGAAAAGATTGGTGCAGAACTAGTTAAAGAAGTAGCTAAGAAAACTGATGACGTCGCAGGTGACGGTACAACAACAGCTACTGTTCTAGCACAAGCAATCGTTCGTGAAGGTCTACGTAACGTAGTTGCAGGTGCAAACCCAATTGCTCTAAAGCGTGGTATCGACAAGGCAGTTGCTGCAGTAACAAAGCAACTACTAGCAGATGCTAAAGAAATTGAAACAACTGAAGAAATTGCTGCTACAGCTTCCATTTCAGCAGGTGACACAGAAATTGGTGAACTAATCGCTGAAGCTATGGATCGTGTTGGTGCTGAAGGCGTTATCACTGTAGAAGGTTCAAACAAGTTCGGTTTGTTCCTAGAAGTAACAGAAGGTATGCGTTTCCCACGTGGTTACATTTCACCTTACTTCGTAACAGATGGTGAACGTCAAGAATCAGTTCTAGAAGACGCTTACATCTTGATGGTTGATGCTAAACTATCAGCTGTTAAAGATCTATTGCCTTTGCTAGAGCAGGTTCTAAAATCAGGTAAGCCATTGTTGGTTATTGCTGATGATGTCGAAGGTGAAACACTAGCAACATTGCTATCAAACCAGTTGCGTGGAACACTACATTCAGTTGCTGTTAAGGGTCTAGGATTTGGTGATCGTCGTAAGGCAAACGTACAGGACATTGCTGTTCTAACTGGTGGTCAGGTAGTTTCAGAATCTGTTGGTTTGTCACTAGAATCAGCAGACATGAGCGTCCTAGGTACTGCTCGTAAAGTTATCGTTACAAGCACTGAAACAACAATCATTGGTGGTGGCGGTTCACGTGAGGCAATCGATGCTCGTATTGCTCGTCTACGTGTAGAACTACCAAAGGCTGACTCTGAATACGACCACAACAAGCTATCAGAACGTTTGGCTCGTTTGGCTGGTGGTGTAGCAGTTATCAAGTCAGGTGCAGCAACAGAACTAGAACTAAAAGAACGCAAGCACCGTATTGAAGATGCTATTCGTAACGCTAAAGCAGCTAAAGAAGAAGGTATTGTTGCTGGTGGTGGTGTAGCACTAATTCAGGCAAGTGAAAAAGCTTTCGAAAATCTAAATCTAGTTGGCGACGAAGAAACAGGTGCAAATATCGTAAAGATTGCTATCGAAGCACCTCTAAAGCAGATCGCAGCAAACGCTGGTCTAGAAGGATCAGTTGTTGTTGATCACGTACGTCGTCTAGAAATCGGTTTCGGTTTGAACGCTGCAACAGGTGAATATGAAGACCTAATGGCTGCTGGTATTTCAGACCCAGTCAAGGTTACACGTTCAGCTCTAGAAAACGCAGCTTCAATTGCAGGTCTATTCCTAACAACAGAAGCAGTTGTTGCTATCAAGCCAAAGCCTCCAGTACCTCCAATGGCTCCACCTCCACGTATGGGTGGCATGGGCGGTATGGGCGGCATGGGTGGCATGATGGGAATGTAA
- a CDS encoding sodium-dependent transporter translates to MNKKVTSIFETRWGFILACVGSAVGMANIWGFPYKFGSNGNGTFLIPYLFFVILFSYVGLSTEYAMGRFAGTGTLGAYEAAFKTRNENTKIGKVIGWIPLLGSLCIALGYAVIVSYVLKGLTDSVTGTLMHTKPDKWFESFSMNDFSVIPFHILIIIATLLTTLLGVKSIEKTNKVMMPLFFILFVFLAIRMAFIPNISSSYITMFSVDFKLLLDPMIWVWAMGQAFFSLSITGSGMLVYGAYLSKKENVVSGAKSTAFFDTLAAIVAVLVIIPACFAYNVDVNGGPGLLFVTLPNILQNMYGGQVIAIVLFLCVCFAGVTSLQNMFEVVLESLMYKFPKLSRILAITILGITVLAVGIFIEPIFKWGPWMDLVSIYVIPIGASLGSITWFWVMDKRVLLEQINLGSTKEYGGTWYAIGKFIYTPISILLCAIALINGISF, encoded by the coding sequence ATGAATAAAAAAGTAACATCTATATTTGAGACCCGTTGGGGGTTCATCCTCGCATGCGTAGGATCAGCGGTTGGTATGGCAAACATTTGGGGTTTCCCATACAAATTCGGTTCAAACGGCAATGGTACTTTTTTAATCCCTTATCTATTCTTCGTTATACTTTTTAGCTATGTTGGTTTATCTACAGAATACGCCATGGGTCGTTTTGCTGGTACTGGAACACTTGGAGCATATGAAGCTGCTTTCAAAACTAGAAACGAAAACACTAAAATCGGTAAAGTTATAGGCTGGATTCCTCTCTTAGGATCACTATGCATTGCTCTAGGTTACGCAGTTATCGTTTCATACGTTCTAAAAGGCTTGACCGACTCAGTTACCGGAACACTAATGCATACAAAACCTGACAAATGGTTTGAATCTTTTTCAATGAACGACTTTAGTGTGATTCCATTTCACATATTAATCATCATAGCTACACTTCTAACTACTCTATTGGGTGTTAAAAGCATTGAAAAAACTAATAAAGTAATGATGCCATTATTTTTCATATTATTCGTTTTCTTAGCAATAAGAATGGCTTTTATACCTAATATTTCAAGTAGCTACATCACAATGTTTAGCGTAGATTTCAAATTACTATTAGACCCAATGATTTGGGTATGGGCAATGGGACAAGCATTCTTCTCTTTATCAATCACAGGGTCAGGAATGCTAGTGTATGGCGCTTACCTAAGCAAGAAAGAAAACGTAGTTTCTGGAGCTAAAAGTACAGCTTTCTTTGACACCTTAGCAGCCATAGTAGCAGTACTAGTCATAATTCCAGCATGTTTTGCATACAACGTTGATGTAAATGGCGGACCAGGATTGCTATTCGTTACGCTTCCAAATATTCTCCAAAATATGTACGGAGGACAAGTAATAGCAATCGTGCTATTCCTATGCGTATGTTTTGCCGGTGTAACTTCTTTACAAAATATGTTCGAGGTAGTACTAGAGTCCCTCATGTACAAATTTCCAAAACTATCAAGAATACTAGCAATCACAATCCTAGGCATTACCGTATTAGCAGTTGGTATATTCATCGAACCAATATTCAAATGGGGACCATGGATGGACTTAGTATCCATATACGTAATTCCTATAGGAGCTTCACTAGGATCTATAACTTGGTTCTGGGTAATGGATAAAAGAGTTTTACTTGAACAAATAAACTTAGGCTCAACAAAAGAATACGGTGGCACATGGTACGCTATAGGAAAGTTCATATACACACCTATTTCTATACTATTATGCGCGATAGCGCTAATAAATGGTATTTCTTTCTAA
- a CDS encoding uracil-DNA glycosylase, whose amino-acid sequence MSTENLSKVIHPSWAKVLSPIEPKIASMSKMLYKEHCLGKTFEPPLNQILRVFRYSFDEVKVLLLGQDPYPTHGDAVGLSFSVNPDRPLPRSLQNIYKELCSDIGCKMPQNGDLSPWCDQGVMLLNRTLSVETGFPASHANRGWEEVTQFAIEKLAERNKPLVAILWGRHAQTAKPYLKDTPVIASAHPSPLSASRGFFGSKPFSKCNELLLSQGSSPIKWDL is encoded by the coding sequence ATGAGTACTGAAAATTTAAGCAAAGTAATACACCCTTCTTGGGCTAAAGTTCTATCCCCAATTGAACCTAAGATCGCTAGTATGTCAAAAATGCTTTATAAGGAGCATTGTTTAGGGAAGACCTTCGAACCTCCTCTAAATCAAATACTAAGAGTTTTCCGATACTCATTTGATGAAGTAAAAGTTTTATTGCTGGGTCAAGACCCATATCCTACTCATGGAGACGCTGTGGGTTTAAGCTTTTCAGTCAATCCTGATAGACCTTTACCTCGTTCTTTGCAAAATATTTATAAAGAGCTATGTTCTGATATAGGCTGTAAGATGCCCCAAAATGGAGATCTTTCACCTTGGTGCGATCAGGGCGTAATGCTACTAAACAGAACTTTAAGCGTAGAAACCGGTTTCCCAGCATCACACGCAAATCGAGGTTGGGAAGAAGTAACGCAATTCGCAATAGAAAAATTAGCTGAACGCAATAAACCACTAGTAGCCATACTATGGGGACGCCACGCTCAAACAGCAAAACCTTATTTAAAAGACACTCCAGTAATTGCCTCAGCTCATCCTTCTCCACTTTCAGCTTCTCGTGGATTTTTTGGCTCGAAACCGTTTAGTAAGTGTAATGAGTTATTACTTTCCCAAGGAAGCAGCCCTATAAAGTGGGACTTATAA
- a CDS encoding LytR C-terminal domain-containing protein: MSVNQYPEDEFDLQGKSLPVGSHRKPAPKWRVLLPFIVVLIVAPLCAWGVVFVIDKSGQTSTTTQQSTTSSTTKKNSTADTKKKAEQDAKAKAKAEEEAKKKAEEEAKAKAEEEEKKKAEAINYGVKVKVFNGTSTTGLAGRVAEKVKGQNFTNVASGNNPGINANKSTVYYGSESSKAAAEKIAQMLGISNVVSDSSAPGGDGIAVLIMGDYKE; the protein is encoded by the coding sequence GTGAGTGTAAACCAGTATCCAGAGGATGAATTTGATCTACAAGGTAAATCTTTACCTGTAGGAAGTCATCGTAAACCGGCTCCTAAATGGCGTGTTTTGTTACCATTTATTGTTGTATTGATAGTTGCTCCTTTATGTGCTTGGGGAGTTGTTTTTGTTATAGATAAATCAGGTCAAACAAGCACCACTACTCAACAGAGTACGACAAGCAGTACTACTAAAAAGAATTCTACGGCTGATACAAAAAAGAAAGCTGAGCAGGACGCCAAAGCTAAGGCTAAAGCTGAAGAAGAGGCCAAGAAGAAGGCTGAGGAAGAAGCTAAAGCTAAGGCTGAGGAAGAAGAAAAGAAAAAAGCTGAAGCTATCAATTATGGCGTGAAAGTTAAAGTATTCAATGGTACTTCCACAACAGGTTTAGCTGGTAGAGTTGCTGAAAAAGTTAAGGGACAAAACTTTACTAATGTTGCTTCAGGAAATAACCCTGGCATAAATGCTAATAAGAGTACTGTTTACTATGGTAGTGAATCTTCAAAAGCAGCTGCTGAGAAAATCGCTCAAATGTTGGGCATAAGTAATGTAGTTTCAGATTCTTCTGCTCCAGGTGGAGATGGAATTGCAGTCCTAATTATGGGTGATTATAAAGAATAA